The following coding sequences are from one Diabrotica virgifera virgifera chromosome 2, PGI_DIABVI_V3a window:
- the LOC126880552 gene encoding uncharacterized protein LOC126880552, producing MTSKRTVLSRPRTKLYDANYNIGESYYKGALDRLDRKYSGRSLSPPRQPSPVAESIAERHARIFADEDLEYSRRRAEKHIREENAFDARTARFNRASALLADSMDNDISDETATSIRRLRANKKVSIIDDADLENTSNNLKSMRLLDRSDKILDSVGINDSLPRKMAEKDVAQRRSALKMSYRPEEDSLTKWTPLENNITSYRARREEVTASIESDSGASRRAKLSKDRLNDLEEEMVAMQEKQAAREARVARLRKLVAETEQDSASFELSQAKAERAESRKERLAVEY from the exons ATGACTTCCAAACGTACCGTCCTTAGTAGACCCAGAACCAAATTATATGATGCCAACTACAATATTGGAGAAAGTTACTACAAGGGTGCCTTAGACAGACTAGACAGGAAATATTCAGGCAGATCACTGTCTCCACCACGTCAGCCATCACCAGTTGCAG aATCCATTGCCGAACGCCATGCCAGAATCTTCGCTGACGAAGACCTAGAATATTCAAGGAGAAGAGCCGAAAAACACATCAGAGAAGAAAATGCGTTCGATGCAAGGACTGCCCGTTTCAATAGAGCCAGCGCCCTTCTGGCAGATTCTATGGACAATGACATCAGCGATGAG ACCGCCACATCAATCAGACGTCTAAGAGCTAACAAAAAAGTATCTATCATAGACGACGCTGATCTAGAAAACACCTCAAACAACCTCAAATCGATGCGCTTACTCGACAGATCAGACAAGATCCTCGATTCAGTCGGCATAAACGACTCGTTACCAAGAAAGATGGCCGAAAAAGATGTAGCCCAACGACGCAGCGCTTTAAAAATGAGTTACAGACCAGAGGAAGACAGCTTGACCAAATGGACGCCATTGGAGAATAACATTACTTCCTACAGAGCCAGAAGGGAGGAAGTTACAGCGTCTATCGAGTCTGACAGTGGAGCTTCCCGTAGAGCAAAACTCTCAAAGGACAGACTTAACGATTTGGAAGAAGAAATGGTAGCCATGCAAGAGAAACAAGCTGCCAGAGAAGCCAGAGTTGCTAGACTAAGGAAGTTAGTAGCTGAAACAGAACAGGACTCAGCTAGTTTCGAATTATCTCAAGCTAAAGCTGAACGGGCAGAATCCAGGAAAGAACGACTGGCAGTTGAATATTGA